One segment of Triticum aestivum cultivar Chinese Spring chromosome 2A, IWGSC CS RefSeq v2.1, whole genome shotgun sequence DNA contains the following:
- the LOC123189217 gene encoding probable serine/threonine-protein kinase At1g01540 has product MSDSDQSTVVFGLHLWELVGIGVGAAFVLLLVLLSLLCLLANRRRRRRRAPAGPVLHLATVAPSAHPKNPTKPPKDIQEVPSRGAQAPVGGTAPKVPLAQILQASPQESIQIETGKEHRITFPEQPPPHHQRSGGPSSRGASGESRGGGPEPGVPEVSHLGWGHWYTLKELEAATAMFADEKVIGEGGYGIVYHGILEDGTQVAVKNLLNNRGQAEREFKVEVEAIGRVRHKNLVRLLGYCAEGNQRMLVYEFVNNGTLEQWIHGDVGPVSPLTWDIRMKIILGSAKGLMYLHEGLEPKVVHRDVKSSNILLDKHWNAKLSDFGLAKLLGSERSYVTTRVMGTFGYVAPEYAGTGMLNETSDVYSFGILIMEIISGRVPVDYNRPPGEVNLVEWLKTMVSSRNSEGVLDPKMTEKPTSRALKKALLVALRCVDPEARKRPKIGHVIHMLEVDDFPYRDDRRAGRAPGQAKLGETPSGEPGDSSGNDTPKGQSKADNSRWRNQET; this is encoded by the exons ATGTCGGACTCGGACCAGAGCACCGTCGTCTTCGGGCTCCACCTGTGGGAGCTCGTTGGCATCGGCGTCGGCGCCgccttcgtgctcctcctcgtcctcctctccctGCTGTGCCTTCTCGCCaaccgccgtcgtcgccgtcgccgcgcccccgccggccccgtcctccacctcgccACCGTCGCGCCCAGTGCCCATCCCAAGAACCCCACCAAGCCGCCCAAGGACATCCAAGAGGTGCCCTCTCGCGGCGCGCAGGCCCCCGTGGGGGGCACCGCGCCCAAGGTGCCGCTCGCTCAGATTCTCCAGGCGTCCCCGCAAGAGTCCATCCAGATCGAGACCGGCAAGGAGCACCGCATCACGTTCCCGGAGCAGCCGCCGCCCCACCATCAGCGTAGCGGGGGGCCGTCGTCTCGCGGGGCCAGCGGCGAGAGCCGCGGAGGTGGCCCGGAGCCGGGCGTGCCCGAGGTCTCACACCTCGGGTGGGGCCACTGGTACACTCTCAAGGAGCTCGAGGCAGCGACGGCAATGTTCGCCGATGAGAAGGTGATTGGCGAGGGCGGCTACGGCATCGTGTACCATGGCATTCTCGAGGACGGCACACAGGTCGCCGTCAAGAATTTGCTGAATAACAG GGGCCAGGCTGAGAGGGAATTCAAGGTTGAGGTCGAAGCAATCGGGCGGGTGCGGCACAAGAACCTCGTGCGGCTGCTTGGATACTGTGCTGAGGGCAACCAAAG GATGCTTGTGTACGAGTTTGTCAATAATGGAACTTTGGAGCAGTGGATTCATGGTGATGTTGGTCCTGTGAGCCCTCTTACATGGGACATAAGAATGAAGATTATTCTTGGATCAGCAAAAGG TTTAATGTATTTGCACGAGGGACTTGAGCCAAAGGTGGTTCACCGTGATGTCAAGTCAAGCAATATCCTACTTGACAAGCATTGGAACGCTAAGCTTTCTGATTTTGGGCTAGCAAAGCTTTTGGGCTCAGAGAGGAGTTACGTCACGACCAGGGTTATGGGGACATTTGG GTACGTTGCTCCAGAGTATGCAGGCACTGGCATGTTGAATGAAACTAGTGATGTCTATAGTTTTGGGATTCTTATTATGGAAATAATATCTGGTAGGGTACCAGTAGATTACAACAGGCCACCTGGAGAG GTTAATCTCGTTGAATGGCTGAAGACAATGGTGAGCAGCCGAAATTCAGAGGGGGTTTTGGATCCCAAGATGACCGAGAAGCCTACTTCAAGGGCACTGAAAAAGGCTTTGCTAGTGGCTCTGCGATGTGTAGACCCTGAAGCTCGCAAGAggccaaagattggtcatgtgattCACATGCTTGAAGTTGATGATTTCCCCTACAGAGAT GACCGCCGAGCTGGCAGAGCTCCAGGTCAAGCGAAATTGGGGGAAACACCTTCGGGTGAACCTGGCGATAGCAGCGGGAACGACACACCGAAAGGTCAATCAAAAGCAGACAATTCAAGGTGGAGAAATCAAGAGACCTAG